The sequence below is a genomic window from Sphingobacterium sp. ML3W.
ATCAGTCTAACTTACTCACCTAATAACATTAAGAAATGGCGACCATCCTATAATAGTGCTATTACCTTAAGATAAAAGTGAGAGGTATGGAGTTGCTACATTTGAACAGACATAAAGTTAAGGGAAATTAATAACTTTAAACTAAGTACATGACAATTTTGTATAGTACAGAAATCCAATTTATTATATCCAGACAGGAGTGTTTCAGCGAGATAATCGAGTCCATATTTGAATACAGATTTTGCTTTTCTGCCGTGTTTCTTGATCGTTATCGGTTTTATTTCCCGATCAATGTAGTCTCCGATAAGATAGCACCAGATAAACGCCAACATAGTAAGCATCATTAATTTTTCAAGTCTGTCGAGTGCCGTTACATGTGTATCTTCGATATTGAACCCACTGGATTTCATTCCTTTGAAAAGGGTTTCGACTTGCCAACGTTCTTTGTAATACCTCAATGCTTCATCAGGCTTATTAAAAGAGACCAGTATAAGCAATTCGATCTTTCCTTGCGCACTAGATTTTGTGGCCGATAGATAGCAAAGTTCTCCGCCTAGCTGTACAATATGCTGATAATGTTGATATTGCTTAACCTTTATCGAATTGAACAGATAGGAAGCTTTGATAAAAGATTGTTTTCTTGGTAAGAAGACCTTAAAGTTATTACGTATCCTGATATGATAACGAATATTATTGAGGTTTAAGAAGTTGAGCCAGAGATCTCCCACAAACTCCCTGTCGGCCAATAGGCAATCAATCTGATCCAGGCCAAACCAATCGATGAAGTTCTGCATC
It includes:
- a CDS encoding IS4 family transposase gives rise to the protein MPLKKNSSLRAKDTDLLTLFKAHMSKDLHLARIRLVCLFVTALCKTKSVNFVKVSAGFDSASLASSCMRRIQRFMAEAELPMKLISSLIFSMLPVKGKLILVMDRTNWKFGSSNINILMLGVIYKGVAIPLLFKMLDKRGNSNTQERIDLMQNFIDWFGLDQIDCLLADREFVGDLWLNFLNLNNIRYHIRIRNNFKVFLPRKQSFIKASYLFNSIKVKQYQHYQHIVQLGGELCYLSATKSSAQGKIELLILVSFNKPDEALRYYKERWQVETLFKGMKSSGFNIEDTHVTALDRLEKLMMLTMLAFIWCYLIGDYIDREIKPITIKKHGRKAKSVFKYGLDYLAETLLSGYNKLDFCTIQNCHVLSLKLLISLNFMSVQM